In Bacillus toyonensis BCT-7112, a single window of DNA contains:
- the ftsA gene encoding cell division protein FtsA produces MNSNEIYVSLDIGTSNVKVIIGEMVNDSLNIIGVGNVKSNGLKKGSIVDIDETVRSIKKAIEQAERMVGIHIEQVVVGVNANQVQLLPCHGVVAVSNEDREIGNEDVLRVLDAAQVVSIAPEREFIDVVPRQFIVDGLDEINDPRGMIGVRLEMEGTLITGSRTLLHNLLRCVEKAGLEIVDICLQPLAAATVAISSDEKNRGVALVDMGGGSTTLSIFKDGELQATSVLPLGGDHITKDIAIGLKTSTENADQIKLKYGHAFYDTASEEEMFTVPIMGSDQTEQYSQLELSDIIEARVEEILMFVQDEVRKLGVKQVASGYVLTGGIASMPGVLDLAYDILHENVRVATPDYIGVREPQYTSGVGLIKHSYQKAKLRGKNVQEKQEHFEPVPAPAPMPVQQQPAKQKTRNQNNNNQNDDRMMSKVKRVFRYLWD; encoded by the coding sequence ATGAACAGCAATGAAATATATGTTAGTCTTGACATCGGTACATCCAATGTTAAAGTCATCATTGGTGAAATGGTTAATGACAGCTTAAACATTATTGGTGTTGGAAATGTAAAATCGAATGGTTTAAAGAAGGGATCGATAGTCGATATAGATGAGACTGTTCGATCAATTAAAAAAGCAATTGAACAAGCTGAGCGCATGGTGGGAATCCACATTGAGCAAGTTGTAGTAGGTGTCAATGCAAACCAGGTACAGCTACTTCCTTGTCATGGAGTAGTCGCTGTTTCAAATGAAGATCGTGAAATCGGGAATGAAGATGTCTTACGCGTTCTAGATGCAGCACAAGTTGTGTCAATTGCTCCAGAACGTGAGTTTATTGATGTGGTACCTCGACAGTTCATCGTAGACGGTCTTGACGAGATTAACGATCCACGTGGAATGATCGGTGTAAGATTAGAAATGGAAGGTACACTTATTACAGGATCGAGAACCTTACTACATAACTTACTTCGTTGTGTAGAAAAAGCAGGTCTTGAAATTGTTGATATTTGTCTTCAACCTTTAGCGGCTGCAACAGTTGCTATATCTTCGGATGAAAAAAATAGAGGAGTAGCCCTTGTTGATATGGGGGGAGGATCTACGACTTTATCTATTTTTAAAGATGGAGAGTTACAAGCGACAAGCGTATTACCATTAGGTGGAGACCATATAACGAAGGATATTGCGATTGGGTTGAAAACTTCAACAGAAAATGCAGATCAAATTAAGTTGAAATATGGACATGCTTTTTATGATACAGCATCGGAAGAAGAAATGTTTACGGTTCCTATTATGGGAAGCGATCAAACAGAACAATATTCTCAGTTGGAGTTATCGGATATTATCGAGGCTCGTGTAGAGGAAATTTTAATGTTTGTTCAAGATGAAGTACGTAAGTTAGGAGTAAAGCAAGTAGCTTCTGGGTATGTACTAACTGGTGGAATAGCTTCTATGCCAGGTGTTCTTGATCTTGCATATGATATTTTACATGAAAATGTTCGTGTAGCAACTCCTGACTATATTGGTGTGCGTGAGCCCCAATATACAAGTGGAGTTGGATTAATTAAACATTCATATCAAAAAGCTAAATTACGTGGGAAAAATGTGCAGGAAAAGCAAGAACATTTTGAACCAGTACCAGCACCAGCACCAATGCCGGTACAACAACAACCTGCGAAACAAAAAACCCGTAATCAAAACAATAATAATCAAAATGATGACCGTATGATGTCAAAAGTAAAACGTGTATTCCGTTATTTATGGGATTAA
- the ftsZ gene encoding cell division protein FtsZ — MLEFDTTQDQLANIKVIGVGGGGNNAVNRMIEHGVQGVDFIAVNTDAQALNLSKAETKMQIGGKLTRGLGAGANPEVGKKAAEESKEQIQEALRGADMVFVTAGMGGGTGTGAAPVVAQVAKELGALTVGVVTRPFTFEGRKRATQAASGIAAFKENVDTLIVIPNDRLLEIVDKNTPMLEAFREADNVLRQGVQGISDLIATPGLINLDFADVKTIMSNRGSALMGIGSGNGENRAAEAAKKAISSPLLETSIDGAQGVIMNITGGANLSLYEVQEAADIVASASDPEVNMIFGSVINEGLKDDIIVTVIATGFDDSIATQPPKPMIRPNANHTQQQQQPVAQPSKQREVKREMKREEPVVHERHSDSDDIDIPAFLRNRRRR; from the coding sequence ATGTTAGAGTTTGATACTACTCAAGATCAATTAGCGAATATAAAAGTTATCGGTGTCGGCGGTGGCGGAAACAATGCTGTAAACCGTATGATTGAGCACGGTGTACAAGGTGTTGACTTTATCGCTGTGAATACTGATGCACAAGCGTTAAATCTATCAAAAGCTGAAACAAAAATGCAAATTGGTGGAAAATTAACGCGTGGACTTGGTGCAGGCGCAAACCCTGAAGTAGGGAAAAAAGCGGCAGAAGAAAGTAAAGAACAGATCCAAGAAGCACTTCGTGGTGCAGATATGGTATTCGTAACTGCTGGTATGGGTGGCGGAACTGGAACTGGTGCAGCTCCAGTTGTTGCTCAAGTTGCAAAAGAACTAGGTGCATTAACAGTTGGTGTTGTAACACGTCCATTTACGTTTGAAGGACGTAAGCGTGCAACACAAGCTGCATCTGGTATTGCGGCATTTAAAGAAAATGTAGATACACTTATTGTAATTCCAAACGATCGCTTATTAGAGATTGTTGATAAAAATACGCCAATGTTAGAAGCGTTCCGTGAAGCAGATAACGTATTACGTCAAGGTGTACAAGGTATTTCTGATTTAATTGCTACACCAGGTCTAATTAACTTAGACTTCGCAGACGTAAAAACAATTATGTCTAATAGAGGTTCTGCTTTAATGGGTATCGGTTCTGGTAATGGGGAAAATCGTGCTGCTGAAGCTGCGAAAAAAGCGATTTCTAGTCCATTACTAGAAACATCTATTGATGGAGCTCAAGGTGTTATTATGAATATTACGGGTGGAGCTAACTTAAGCTTATACGAAGTACAAGAAGCAGCAGACATTGTAGCTTCAGCTTCGGATCCAGAAGTAAATATGATCTTCGGTTCTGTTATTAATGAAGGATTAAAAGATGATATCATTGTAACTGTAATTGCAACTGGTTTTGATGATAGTATTGCAACTCAACCACCAAAACCAATGATTCGTCCGAATGCGAATCACACGCAACAACAGCAACAACCAGTGGCTCAGCCTTCAAAACAACGTGAAGTAAAACGTGAAATGAAGCGTGAAGAGCCGGTTGTACATGAGCGTCATTCAGATTCAGATGATATCGATATTCCAGCATTTTTACGTAACCGTCGTAGACGATAA
- the murB gene encoding UDP-N-acetylmuramate dehydrogenase, with translation MEQLVNELIEANVGRVLVNEPLARYTTMKIGGPADILIVPKHVAGIEKILQLVKKYKIKWTVIGRGSNLLVSDKGIEGVVIRLGEGLDHLEVEKHRVRVGGGYPLIKLSTLLSRQGLAGLEFASGIPGSVGGAVYMNAGAHKSDISNILSKALILFENGTIEWLTNRGMEFSYRTSVLQTKRPGIVLEAEFQLQVGEREKIVRNMQKNKDYRRETQPWNHPCAGSVFRNPIPYFAGDLVEKAGLRGYQIGGAQISEMHGNFIINTGGASAQDVLDLISLIKHTIKDKFGVEMHTEVEIIGR, from the coding sequence ATGGAACAATTAGTAAATGAGCTTATAGAAGCAAATGTTGGTCGCGTGTTAGTTAACGAGCCGTTAGCACGTTATACAACTATGAAGATAGGTGGACCAGCTGATATTTTAATTGTGCCAAAGCATGTTGCCGGTATTGAGAAAATATTGCAGTTAGTAAAGAAATATAAAATAAAGTGGACTGTAATTGGTCGAGGTTCAAACCTTCTTGTATCTGATAAAGGGATAGAAGGTGTTGTTATTCGTTTAGGAGAAGGATTAGACCACTTAGAGGTCGAAAAACATAGGGTAAGAGTTGGTGGCGGATATCCCCTTATTAAATTGTCAACATTACTTAGTCGCCAAGGGTTGGCTGGATTGGAATTTGCAAGTGGTATTCCAGGAAGTGTCGGTGGTGCAGTGTATATGAATGCTGGAGCACATAAATCAGACATATCAAACATATTGTCAAAGGCTCTAATTCTATTTGAAAACGGAACAATTGAATGGTTAACGAATAGAGGAATGGAGTTTTCATATCGTACATCTGTATTGCAAACGAAACGTCCTGGTATTGTTTTGGAGGCGGAGTTTCAATTACAGGTAGGAGAGCGTGAGAAAATCGTAAGAAACATGCAAAAGAATAAAGATTACCGCCGTGAAACACAACCGTGGAATCATCCTTGTGCTGGAAGTGTGTTTCGGAATCCAATCCCGTATTTTGCTGGAGATTTAGTAGAGAAAGCTGGGCTTCGTGGCTATCAAATAGGTGGAGCTCAAATTTCTGAAATGCATGGGAATTTTATTATTAATACTGGGGGAGCCTCAGCGCAAGATGTATTAGATTTGATTTCATTAATAAAGCATACAATTAAGGATAAATTTGGTGTAGAAATGCACACAGAAGTAGAAATCATTGGAAGATAA